Within the Cyprinus carpio isolate SPL01 chromosome B18, ASM1834038v1, whole genome shotgun sequence genome, the region tatatatatatatatatatatatatatatatatatatatatatatatatatatatattacacacacacacacacacacacacacacagtgaggaaATGATGATGCAAACTCAAAGTAAAAATCCCAAcaagcatgttttattttatcttagaATATCGCCGTTTGACAGATTCCCTATAAAACTGGAAAATTTGTTCAGAAGCCTTTTGACTGATTGCGATGCACTGCTGCAGCTGTGTAGgaagaaaacacatttatgtcATTGCCTTGTAGAAAATTCAAGCAGCTtatgaaacacacacatgttCCCTTTGTATCATAGCCACAAACAGAGCAATGAATCACAGTCAAGAATGAAATGTGCATCCGATCTCACCTCCTGGACTGAAAAAGAGCCTGTGGTTGATGACATCAAAACAGTGCGCTCAACGCTATCAACAGCAAATGTTAACAATGCTCGACTTTCCTGGAAGGAAAACATAAAAGACACAGATTAAGAGCTTAACCTGTACGCTATGGTTCATGCCAGCCATGGGCAACAGGAAGTGCGGTGTGTACCTTTTCCTGCAGAGCTGTAGGATCAGTGATTATCTGGCCCTCTTTGCTAATTGCACAGGTCACACTACAAAAAAGGTGGCTCATGGGCAGCCCGGCATCCATTAGAGCCATACAGGCGGCATTCAGGCAGCATGACAGCAGCTGACAGTTAGATAAGGACCCAAACCATAGGGGAACACAGTGAGAATGCAAGAAAatgggacagaaaaaaaacaatcaacagtAATGTGGAAATTTgtggccaatgtttttttttttaaatgaaaaaggttacttaagctcaccaaggttgcatttatttaaccaagaatacagtaaatgcagtaattttgtaaacatattaccatatcaattaattattttctattttaatacattttaaaatgtaatttattcctgtgatggtaaagctgaattttcagtagccattaatTCAGTGtcatttgatccttcagaaatcattgtaatatgctgatttgctgctcaataaacatttcttattattgccaatgttgaaaacagttgtgtagtTTAATATTTGCGTGAAAAGTGGGATACATTTTAAAGATTCTTGAAtagacttttaaaaagaatagcatttatttataataaagtctttactgtcaatttaatacatcctcgATGACAAAAAGcattaatctctttttttttaataccttgcAGAACCCAAAACTAACTTTGAACAatttaaatgttgtaattgttCAGATTAATATGCTCATCACAAAGATTGAGCCTTCTCTTCAACATTGAGTAACTAAAAGTGGTCAAATAATATTACCAGATGTACATATTCCCTTTTCTTAATTTAAGACACATTAGAAACGGTTTTGCTGGTGTGGAGGATACGGAGCCATCATCGTGGATGACCTGCAGGACGACTGTGACAGAGGAGCGAGGATGAAGCGTCAACAGAAGCGCGGCCTCGCACGTCTCACGCACGCACTGCTCTCTCGCGCGCTCACGGACTCCTAACGAAACAACAACATGAAGAGAGTTTGAGTCTGTACCAGACTGACATCTACTGGTGAGAACGGGCAGTGCAGGCCGAGACGAAGAACACTGATAGATGGTGTCTGTTGACAAGAGGAGTGTATGAATAATGTAATTACCGAAATGAAAAGTTATTATTAAACACCTGACAAGAGTTTTAGTCATGCAATTATTATCTTCacgatttaatttttaaaagctgtttcaaaaatgtttctaGGTAAAAGCCTCACACATAATGTGTGttctataagaaaataaaataaaaacatacacacgATACATACAACTGAGAGAAATACTAACTAAACGACAATTGAGTAGCATGCTTTCCTTTAATgtagttttaagattttttccAAGGCCCTTTGAAGGGTCAGttcctaaaatattattattattattattatacttatatacattatacttattatagtataatatacataatataaacaggtaataattttttttttgttaattatataaaatatttatatagaaacaaagaattcggtgtgtgtgtgtgtgtgtgtgtgtgtgtgtgtgtagaatgtgtgtattaaaattgtttacttttaatGTCAATATATGGGTGAAGTAATGTTCCATCAACATTCAGCATAAcagatgtatatgtaaaaaacttattttgacttatacatattaaaaatatataaagggaAAAGTGATCAtacaaaatcattatattttaaatgattacaaaCTTCTTGCTGACAAATGAGTAAAACCTAGTAGTTTGAAGCATAGGGGCAAAGATTTGTAAAGACATAATTTTA harbors:
- the exosc5 gene encoding exosome complex component RRP46; protein product: MSATRGVCMRTMMELHQSCSNLREYGSEQCLLSKPDGSSTFVQGDTSILAGVYGPAEVKVSKEIYDRATVEVLIQPKMGLPGVRERAREQCVRETCEAALLLTLHPRSSVTVVLQVIHDDGSLLSCCLNAACMALMDAGLPMSHLFCSVTCAISKEGQIITDPTALQEKESRALLTFAVDSVERTVLMSSTTGSFSVQELQQCIAISQKASEQIFQFYRESVKRRYSKIK